A single window of Streptococcus cristatus ATCC 51100 DNA harbors:
- a CDS encoding Arm DNA-binding domain-containing protein → MAYFRKRENGWEYRISYKTPDGKYKQKSKSGFKDQSLGQSSSYRG, encoded by the coding sequence ATGGCATACTTTAGAAAAAGAGAAAATGGCTGGGAATATCGCATCTCTTATAAAACCCCTGACGGAAAGTACAAGCAAAAATCAAAATCGGGTTTTAAAGACCAAAGCCTTGGCCAATCAAGCAGCTATAGAGGCTGA
- a CDS encoding site-specific integrase, which yields MANQAAIEAERALQNDIYIDDKITLLDYFKKWSEIHKKPNVSAITWKSYENTYKKIKLYFKDTRLNKITSSMYQEIINRYAQTHAQETVEKFNVHVKAAVSMAVYEGLIPRNFCTFSKVNSQNKGIATETKFLEAEEYLKLLEITSQKIEYQSYFILYIIAVTGVRFGECLGFTWDDIDKQAKTISVNKTWDYHNNTGFKPTKTKSSIRKIPLDQHTLFLLEKYKKNY from the coding sequence TTGGCCAATCAAGCAGCTATAGAGGCTGAGAGAGCTCTACAAAACGATATTTATATTGATGATAAGATAACTCTTTTAGATTACTTTAAAAAATGGTCAGAGATACACAAAAAGCCAAATGTTTCAGCTATAACCTGGAAAAGTTATGAGAACACCTACAAAAAGATTAAATTATATTTTAAAGATACAAGACTAAATAAAATAACAAGCAGCATGTATCAAGAAATCATCAACAGATATGCTCAGACACACGCTCAGGAAACCGTAGAAAAATTTAACGTTCATGTCAAGGCAGCAGTTTCTATGGCGGTTTACGAAGGGCTGATTCCTAGAAATTTCTGCACATTCTCAAAAGTCAACTCTCAAAACAAAGGAATTGCAACAGAAACTAAATTTCTTGAGGCTGAGGAGTACCTTAAACTACTTGAGATTACTAGCCAAAAAATAGAATACCAATCCTACTTTATTCTTTATATCATTGCTGTGACTGGAGTTCGATTTGGTGAATGCCTTGGATTTACTTGGGACGATATAGACAAGCAAGCAAAGACCATATCTGTCAATAAAACATGGGATTATCATAATAATACTGGCTTCAAACCCACTAAAACCAAAAGCAGCATCCGAAAAATCCCGCTCGATCAACACACACTATTCTTGCTAGAAAAGTACAAAAAAAATTACTGA
- a CDS encoding tyrosine-type recombinase/integrase — protein MVGRNVHAHSLRHTYASYLISKEVDLISISKVLGHENLTITLEVYTHRLEQQEEKNHNRIRNIFETFRVDLGQI, from the coding sequence ATTGTAGGCAGAAATGTCCATGCTCATTCTCTCAGACACACATACGCTTCCTACCTCATTTCTAAGGAAGTAGACCTTATTTCCATTTCCAAAGTTTTGGGCCATGAAAATCTAACAATTACACTGGAAGTCTATACCCATCGTTTAGAACAACAAGAAGAAAAAAATCATAATCGAATAAGAAATATTTTCGAAACTTTTAGGGTGGATTTAGGGCAAATATAA
- the rplS gene encoding 50S ribosomal protein L19, which translates to MNPLIQSLTEGQLRSDIPAFRPGDTVRVHAKVVEGTRERIQIFEGVVIARKGAGISENYTVRKISNGVGVERTFPIHTPRVDKIEVVRYGKVRRAKLYYLRALQGKAARIKEIRR; encoded by the coding sequence ATGAATCCATTAATCCAAAGCTTGACTGAAGGTCAACTTCGCTCAGATATCCCTGCATTCCGTCCTGGTGACACTGTTCGCGTTCACGCGAAAGTTGTCGAAGGAACTCGCGAACGTATCCAGATCTTTGAAGGTGTCGTTATCGCTCGTAAAGGTGCTGGTATCTCAGAAAACTACACAGTTCGTAAAATCTCTAACGGTGTAGGTGTTGAACGTACTTTCCCAATCCACACTCCACGTGTTGACAAGATTGAAGTCGTTCGTTACGGTAAAGTTCGTCGTGCTAAATTGTACTACCTTCGTGCATTGCAAGGTAAGGCAGCGCGTATCAAAGAAATCCGTCGTTAA
- the crcB gene encoding fluoride efflux transporter CrcB: MIWFLLIACGLGALVRYFFSKINSRASLPIGTLMANVLGAFVIGYVYNHIQNKQLYSILATGFCGGLTTLSTFNAELAELFSDKKKFSLYLMLTYLIGFLAILLGIFI; encoded by the coding sequence ATGATTTGGTTTTTGCTCATTGCTTGCGGTCTAGGAGCTCTTGTCCGTTACTTTTTTTCTAAGATTAATAGCAGAGCGTCTTTGCCAATAGGCACCTTGATGGCTAATGTACTGGGAGCCTTTGTGATTGGATATGTTTATAATCATATCCAAAATAAACAGCTGTATAGCATATTGGCAACAGGCTTCTGTGGCGGTTTAACAACTCTTTCCACTTTTAATGCGGAATTAGCAGAGCTGTTCTCAGATAAGAAAAAGTTTAGCCTCTATTTAATGCTGACTTACCTTATAGGATTTTTAGCCATTCTTTTAGGAATTTTTATCTAA
- the crcB gene encoding fluoride efflux transporter CrcB, translating to MSEVKNSLAIFLGAMLGGLLRYQCSSFFTFTEHFPLATLLVNYLGTFLLVYLVKGYLSRKQVSKRLLLALSTGFCGGLTTFSGLLLDSLKLLDLGHYPELIVYLALSIGGSLCIALWAGRKVTA from the coding sequence ATGAGTGAAGTAAAAAATTCTTTAGCAATCTTCTTGGGAGCTATGCTAGGCGGCTTACTTCGTTATCAATGCTCATCCTTTTTCACATTTACGGAACATTTTCCGCTAGCGACACTTTTGGTCAACTACTTAGGAACTTTCTTGTTAGTCTATTTGGTTAAAGGTTATCTCAGTCGCAAGCAAGTTTCCAAGCGTTTATTATTGGCTTTGTCGACGGGATTTTGTGGCGGCTTGACAACTTTTTCAGGTCTTCTATTAGATTCGCTCAAATTGCTGGATTTAGGCCATTATCCAGAATTGATCGTATATCTTGCCTTGAGTATCGGCGGCAGCCTTTGCATTGCCTTATGGGCTGGAAGGAAGGTGACCGCATGA
- a CDS encoding chorismate mutase — MKLEEIRQEIDQVDDALVVLLEKRMNLVGQVVAVKKSTGKAVADPKREERIFARVASKIENKDYQETILATFADILKHSRAFQEKQIR; from the coding sequence ATGAAGCTAGAGGAAATTAGACAGGAAATTGACCAAGTAGATGATGCACTCGTTGTTTTACTGGAGAAACGCATGAATCTGGTCGGCCAAGTTGTGGCTGTTAAAAAATCAACTGGGAAGGCCGTCGCAGATCCTAAACGAGAAGAAAGGATTTTTGCTAGAGTTGCGAGCAAGATTGAAAATAAGGACTATCAAGAAACGATTCTTGCGACCTTTGCGGACATCCTAAAGCATTCACGTGCTTTTCAGGAGAAGCAAATAAGATGA
- the sufB gene encoding Fe-S cluster assembly protein SufB: MKERDYAFGFHDDVKPLFSTGKGLTEEVVREISEIKNEPQWMLDYRLRSLELFHKLPMPDFGPDLSGIRFDDIIYYQKISGDRARSWDEVPEEIKKTFDRLGIPEAEKQFLSGAVAQYESEVVYHNMKEEFAKLGILFTDTDTAVQEYPDLVKQYFGTVISNAEHKFSALNSAVWSGGTFIYVPKNVQCQVPVQTYFRINGENAGQFERSLMIIEEGGSIQYIEGCTAPTYTSNSLHAANVEIIVKKDAFFRYTTIQNWSDNVYNLVTERGIVEEGGTLEWIDGNLGSKVNMKYPCSILNGRNARTSVLSMSFANYGQHLDAGCKVFHNAPKTSSTLISKSVAKDGGKTDYRGQVRFGKNSAGSKSHIECDTILMDGESSSDTIPFNEIHNSNVALEHEAKVSKVSEDQLYYLMSRGISEEEATAMIINGFMEPITKELPMEYAVELNQLINMSMEGSVG; the protein is encoded by the coding sequence ATGAAAGAACGCGACTATGCCTTTGGCTTCCATGATGATGTAAAGCCACTCTTTTCAACTGGTAAAGGCCTGACAGAAGAAGTTGTTCGAGAAATCTCAGAAATCAAGAATGAGCCCCAGTGGATGCTGGACTATCGCCTCCGCTCTTTGGAACTTTTTCATAAGCTACCCATGCCCGACTTTGGACCAGATTTATCAGGTATTCGCTTTGATGATATTATCTACTATCAGAAAATAAGCGGAGATCGGGCTCGCAGTTGGGATGAAGTTCCAGAGGAGATTAAGAAAACCTTTGACCGCTTGGGAATTCCAGAAGCTGAGAAGCAGTTTCTGTCTGGAGCTGTGGCCCAGTACGAATCGGAAGTGGTTTACCACAATATGAAGGAAGAATTTGCCAAGTTGGGGATTCTCTTTACTGATACGGATACGGCTGTGCAGGAATATCCGGACTTGGTCAAGCAGTATTTTGGTACTGTGATTTCAAATGCTGAGCATAAATTTTCAGCTCTTAATAGTGCGGTTTGGTCCGGCGGAACTTTTATCTATGTGCCCAAGAATGTGCAGTGCCAAGTTCCTGTTCAGACTTATTTCCGTATCAATGGTGAAAATGCCGGCCAGTTTGAGCGTTCCTTGATGATTATCGAGGAGGGTGGTTCTATCCAGTACATTGAGGGCTGTACAGCACCAACTTACACAAGCAATAGTCTTCATGCGGCAAATGTCGAAATCATTGTCAAAAAGGATGCCTTTTTCCGCTATACGACCATTCAAAATTGGTCTGACAATGTCTATAACCTCGTAACGGAGCGGGGGATTGTTGAAGAAGGCGGCACCTTAGAGTGGATTGATGGGAACTTAGGCAGCAAGGTTAATATGAAATATCCCTGTAGCATTCTTAATGGCCGCAATGCACGGACTTCTGTTTTATCCATGTCTTTTGCCAACTATGGTCAGCACTTAGATGCGGGTTGTAAGGTTTTTCATAATGCGCCCAAGACTTCCAGTACCTTAATTTCTAAATCAGTGGCTAAGGATGGCGGCAAGACCGACTATCGTGGTCAGGTTCGCTTTGGCAAGAATAGCGCTGGCTCTAAATCGCATATCGAGTGCGATACCATTCTGATGGATGGTGAGTCTAGTTCCGATACCATTCCTTTTAATGAAATCCATAATTCCAACGTCGCGCTAGAACATGAAGCCAAGGTTTCCAAAGTGTCTGAGGATCAGCTCTACTACCTGATGAGTCGAGGAATCAGCGAAGAAGAAGCCACAGCTATGATTATCAACGGATTTATGGAACCCATTACCAAAGAACTACCAATGGAATACGCCGTCGAACTCAACCAACTCATCAACATGAGTATGGAAGGCTCAGTTGGTTAA
- a CDS encoding flavodoxin: MTLAKIVFASMTGNTEEIADIVADKLRELDVEVEVDECTTVDAEDFLEADITIVATYTYGDGELPDEMMDFYEDLSGLDLSGKVYGVVGSGDTFYDEFCKAVDDFDAVFAATGAVKGSECVKVDLSAEEDDIERLEAFAEELVSNV, from the coding sequence ATGACCTTAGCGAAAATTGTATTTGCCAGTATGACTGGAAACACCGAGGAAATTGCCGATATTGTGGCGGATAAGCTAAGAGAACTAGATGTAGAAGTTGAAGTGGACGAGTGTACCACTGTCGATGCAGAAGATTTCTTGGAAGCGGATATTACGATTGTAGCGACCTATACCTACGGTGACGGTGAGCTGCCGGATGAGATGATGGACTTTTACGAAGACTTATCTGGTTTGGATTTGTCCGGCAAGGTCTACGGAGTGGTCGGTTCAGGCGATACTTTTTATGACGAATTCTGCAAGGCTGTTGATGACTTTGATGCTGTTTTTGCGGCTACAGGAGCAGTGAAAGGTTCAGAATGTGTCAAAGTAGATCTTTCTGCAGAAGAAGATGATATCGAGCGCTTGGAAGCATTTGCGGAAGAGTTGGTAAGTAATGTTTAA
- a CDS encoding DHH family phosphoesterase has product MSIYSKILKKMKEYDKIIIHRHMRPDPDAIGSQVGLQKLLQLNFPEKSIKVTGYDEPSLTWLAKMDEVTDADYEQALVIVCDTANTPRIDDQRYSTGDFLIKIDHHPNDDAYGDLLLVDTDASSTSEIIALFAFENHLEVNDYIAKLLYAGIVGDTGRFLYPATTARTFEVAGKLRQYAFNFSELSRKMDSITHQVAKLQGYVYDNLEIDENGAARVILSQQLLKENQLTDADTSAIVAAPGRIEDVQMWAIFVEQPDGHYRVRMRSKFTPINEIAKQHNGGGHPLASGANAYSKDEVDLIYQKLKESAKK; this is encoded by the coding sequence ATGAGTATCTATAGTAAAATTCTGAAAAAAATGAAGGAATACGATAAAATTATCATCCACCGCCACATGCGCCCTGACCCAGATGCAATTGGCAGTCAAGTCGGCTTACAAAAACTTCTCCAGCTCAACTTTCCTGAAAAATCCATCAAAGTAACAGGTTACGACGAGCCTAGTCTTACTTGGCTAGCAAAGATGGATGAGGTGACAGATGCGGACTATGAGCAGGCCTTAGTAATCGTATGCGATACAGCCAACACTCCCCGCATTGATGATCAGCGCTACAGTACAGGCGACTTTTTGATTAAAATCGACCATCATCCCAACGATGATGCCTACGGAGATTTGCTGCTGGTTGATACTGATGCTAGTAGCACAAGCGAAATTATTGCTCTTTTCGCCTTCGAAAATCACTTAGAAGTAAATGACTATATCGCTAAACTTCTTTATGCTGGCATTGTTGGGGATACAGGGCGCTTCCTCTATCCAGCGACTACTGCACGCACATTTGAGGTAGCTGGCAAACTTCGCCAATACGCTTTTAATTTTTCAGAGCTTTCTCGAAAAATGGACTCCATCACACATCAAGTTGCCAAACTGCAAGGTTATGTTTATGATAATTTAGAAATTGATGAGAATGGTGCTGCACGCGTTATCCTATCTCAGCAATTATTGAAAGAAAATCAGCTGACGGATGCTGATACTTCAGCTATTGTAGCTGCACCCGGACGAATCGAAGATGTCCAGATGTGGGCCATCTTTGTCGAACAGCCTGACGGCCATTATCGTGTGCGGATGCGCAGTAAATTTACTCCAATCAATGAAATTGCCAAGCAACACAACGGCGGCGGCCATCCACTTGCCAGCGGTGCCAATGCTTATTCCAAAGATGAAGTGGACTTAATTTATCAAAAATTAAAAGAAAGTGCAAAAAAGTAA
- a CDS encoding type B 50S ribosomal protein L31 has protein sequence MRKDIHPEYRQVVFMDTTTGYKFLSGSTKRSNETVEFEGKTYPLIRVEISSDSHPFYTGRQKFTQADGRVDRFNKKYGLK, from the coding sequence ATGAGAAAAGACATTCATCCAGAATACCGTCAAGTTGTATTTATGGACACTACTACTGGCTACAAGTTCCTTAGCGGTTCAACTAAACGTTCAAACGAAACTGTTGAATTCGAAGGTAAAACTTACCCATTGATTCGTGTCGAAATTTCATCAGACTCACACCCATTCTACACTGGACGTCAAAAGTTCACTCAAGCAGATGGACGTGTGGATCGTTTCAACAAAAAATACGGTCTCAAATAA
- the obgE gene encoding GTPase ObgE: MSMFLDTAKIQVKAGKGGDGMVAFRREKYVPNGGPWGGDGGRGGDVIFVVDEGLRTLMDFRYNRHFKAQSGEKGMTKGMHGRGAEDLIVRVPQGTTVRDAETGKVITDLIEHGQRFIVAHGGRGGRGNIRFATPKNPAPEISENGEPGQERELLLELKVLADVGLVGFPSVGKSTLLSVITSAKPKIGAYHFTTIVPNLGMVRTQSGESFAVADLPGLIEGASQGVGLGTQFLRHIERTRVILHVIDMSASEGRDPYEDYLAINKELESYNLRLMERPQIIVANKMDMPDSAENLEEFKKKLAANYDEFEELPQIFPISSLTKQGLATLLDATAELLDKTPEFLLYEESDMEDEAYYGFDEEAPAFEISRDDDATWVLSGDKLEKLFTMTNFDRDESIMKFSRQLRGMGVDEALRARGAKDGDLVRIGSFEFEFVD, translated from the coding sequence ATGAGTATGTTTTTAGATACAGCCAAGATTCAGGTCAAGGCTGGCAAGGGCGGCGATGGCATGGTAGCCTTTCGTCGAGAAAAATATGTACCCAATGGTGGACCTTGGGGCGGCGATGGCGGTCGTGGTGGTGATGTTATTTTTGTCGTGGACGAAGGACTGCGTACCCTGATGGATTTCCGTTACAACCGTCATTTCAAGGCTCAATCAGGCGAAAAAGGAATGACTAAGGGAATGCATGGTCGAGGAGCGGAGGATTTGATTGTCCGTGTACCGCAGGGGACGACTGTGCGTGATGCTGAAACTGGCAAGGTCATTACGGATTTGATTGAACACGGTCAACGATTCATCGTAGCGCATGGCGGTCGTGGTGGTCGTGGCAATATTCGCTTTGCTACACCTAAAAATCCTGCTCCGGAAATTTCTGAAAATGGGGAGCCCGGTCAGGAAAGAGAATTGCTGTTGGAACTCAAAGTGCTGGCCGATGTTGGTCTGGTTGGTTTTCCTTCAGTTGGTAAGTCAACCCTTCTGAGTGTGATTACATCAGCCAAACCCAAAATTGGAGCCTATCACTTTACCACGATTGTTCCTAATCTGGGTATGGTTCGTACTCAGTCTGGGGAATCTTTTGCTGTAGCCGATCTGCCAGGTTTGATCGAAGGAGCCAGTCAGGGAGTGGGCCTAGGTACCCAGTTTCTTCGTCATATCGAGCGGACACGGGTCATTTTGCACGTTATTGATATGTCTGCCAGTGAGGGACGCGATCCTTATGAGGATTACCTTGCGATCAATAAGGAGTTGGAATCCTATAATTTGCGCTTGATGGAACGACCGCAGATTATTGTAGCCAATAAGATGGATATGCCTGATAGCGCAGAAAACTTGGAAGAATTCAAGAAAAAACTGGCTGCCAATTATGACGAATTTGAAGAGTTGCCGCAGATTTTCCCTATTTCTAGCCTGACCAAGCAGGGGCTTGCCACGCTCTTGGATGCGACAGCTGAGTTGCTGGATAAGACACCTGAGTTTCTGCTTTATGAAGAATCCGATATGGAAGACGAGGCTTATTATGGCTTTGATGAAGAAGCACCAGCCTTCGAAATCTCTCGTGATGATGATGCTACATGGGTGCTTTCAGGTGATAAACTAGAAAAACTCTTTACAATGACTAACTTTGACCGTGATGAGTCCATCATGAAATTCTCCCGTCAGTTGCGCGGTATGGGCGTTGACGAGGCGCTTCGTGCGCGTGGTGCCAAGGACGGAGATTTGGTGCGTATCGGCAGCTTTGAGTTTGAATTTGTTGACTAA
- a CDS encoding DUF4044 domain-containing protein translates to MAFGDNGQRKKTGFEKLTMLVVVIMLLVTIGAIFAQAIGVIF, encoded by the coding sequence GTGGCTTTTGGAGATAACGGACAACGTAAAAAAACTGGATTTGAAAAATTGACAATGCTGGTCGTGGTAATCATGTTACTTGTAACGATTGGTGCAATTTTTGCACAAGCTATCGGCGTAATCTTCTAA
- the glmM gene encoding phosphoglucosamine mutase — translation MGKYFGTDGVRGEANVELTPELAFKLGRFGGYVLSQHESEVPRVFVGRDTRISGEMLESALIAGLLSVGIHVYKLGVIATPGVAYLVKSEKASAGVMISASHNPALDNGIKFFGGDGYKLDDERELEIEALLDAAEDTLPRPSAEGLGKVMDYPEGLRKYQQYIVSTGLDLEGMHVALDTANGAASTSARQIFADLGAQLTVIGENPDGLNINLNVGSTHPEGLQETVRESGAAIGLAFDGDSDRLIAVDENGDIVDGDKIMYIIGKYLSEKGQLAQNTIVTTVMSNLGFHKALEREGINKVVTAVGDRYVVEEMRKNGYNLGGEQSGHVIIMDYNTTGDGQLSAVQLTKVMKETGKSLSELAAEVTIYPQKLVNIRVENAMKDKSMEVPAIRDIIEKMETEMAGNGRILVRPSGTEPLLRVMAEAPTHEEVDYYVDTIANVVRAEIGIE, via the coding sequence ATGGGTAAATATTTTGGAACCGATGGTGTTCGTGGAGAGGCTAATGTGGAATTAACGCCGGAATTGGCCTTTAAACTGGGTCGTTTTGGTGGATATGTTCTGAGCCAACACGAAAGTGAAGTTCCTCGGGTATTTGTTGGCCGTGATACACGTATTTCGGGAGAAATGTTGGAGAGTGCCTTGATTGCAGGTCTGCTTTCTGTGGGGATTCACGTCTACAAACTTGGTGTGATCGCTACTCCGGGTGTTGCCTACTTGGTCAAATCCGAAAAAGCTAGTGCGGGTGTCATGATTTCAGCTAGTCACAATCCTGCTCTCGATAATGGCATCAAATTCTTTGGTGGCGATGGTTATAAACTGGATGATGAGCGCGAACTCGAAATCGAAGCATTGCTGGACGCAGCAGAAGATACCCTTCCACGTCCAAGTGCAGAAGGTCTAGGAAAAGTCATGGATTATCCGGAAGGCTTGCGTAAGTACCAACAATATATCGTTTCAACTGGTTTAGATCTTGAAGGAATGCACGTTGCCCTCGATACAGCAAATGGCGCTGCTTCAACTAGTGCCCGTCAAATTTTTGCTGATTTGGGTGCCCAGCTGACTGTTATCGGAGAAAATCCAGATGGCCTCAATATTAACTTAAATGTAGGCTCTACTCATCCAGAAGGCTTACAGGAGACAGTCCGTGAGTCAGGAGCAGCGATTGGTCTCGCTTTTGATGGTGATAGTGACCGTTTGATTGCCGTTGATGAAAATGGCGATATTGTAGATGGTGACAAGATTATGTACATCATTGGCAAGTATCTTTCTGAAAAAGGTCAATTAGCTCAAAATACAATTGTGACGACGGTTATGTCCAACCTTGGTTTCCACAAAGCCTTGGAGCGCGAAGGCATCAATAAAGTAGTGACTGCCGTTGGTGACCGCTATGTGGTAGAAGAAATGCGCAAGAATGGTTATAATCTAGGTGGCGAGCAATCTGGACATGTCATTATCATGGATTATAATACCACTGGTGATGGTCAATTGTCAGCGGTACAATTAACCAAAGTGATGAAAGAAACTGGCAAGAGCTTGTCTGAACTTGCGGCAGAAGTGACCATTTACCCACAAAAATTGGTTAATATTCGTGTCGAAAATGCTATGAAGGATAAGTCAATGGAAGTACCAGCCATCAGAGACATTATTGAAAAAATGGAAACTGAAATGGCAGGAAACGGCCGTATCCTTGTCCGTCCAAGCGGAACAGAACCGCTTCTGCGTGTCATGGCTGAAGCGCCAACTCACGAAGAAGTGGACTACTATGTGGACACAATTGCGAATGTTGTCCGTGCTGAAATTGGTATCGAATAA
- a CDS encoding CdaR family protein: protein MKESKKILYIISSIFFALVLFIYATSSSFQNSISIRQVTSETYSNTISNVPIDIKYDSERYFISGFTSEASVVLTGSNRVALSSEMQESTRKFHVVADLSNASEGTVEVQLKVENLPSGLSATVNPQKISVKIGKKASKKVPVKYLITGSQVAEDISITNVSLEHEEVTVTSDEETLEKVNHVAAVLPSNVTISGNYSGAASLQAMDANGNVLPSVVTPFETTMKVTTKTTHSNSSSSKSSSSSNSSSK from the coding sequence ATGAAAGAAAGTAAAAAAATTCTCTATATTATCTCCTCCATATTTTTTGCTTTGGTTTTGTTTATTTATGCGACGTCTAGTAGTTTTCAAAATAGTATCAGCATTCGCCAAGTGACCTCGGAAACTTATAGTAATACGATTTCTAATGTCCCGATTGATATCAAGTATGATAGCGAACGGTACTTCATTAGCGGCTTTACTTCCGAGGCTAGTGTTGTTTTGACGGGGTCTAATAGAGTGGCTTTAAGTAGCGAAATGCAGGAGAGTACACGGAAGTTCCATGTGGTAGCGGATTTATCTAATGCATCAGAAGGAACAGTCGAAGTGCAGCTGAAAGTCGAAAATCTACCAAGCGGCCTGTCTGCTACGGTTAATCCGCAAAAAATTTCAGTCAAGATAGGTAAAAAAGCAAGCAAGAAAGTGCCAGTGAAGTATCTCATCACAGGCAGTCAGGTTGCAGAAGATATTTCTATCACAAATGTGAGCTTGGAGCACGAAGAAGTGACAGTGACAAGCGATGAAGAAACTTTGGAAAAAGTTAATCATGTCGCAGCAGTCTTACCAAGCAATGTCACTATTTCAGGAAATTATAGTGGGGCAGCTTCCTTGCAGGCCATGGATGCCAATGGGAATGTTTTGCCAAGTGTTGTGACACCGTTTGAAACAACGATGAAAGTTACGACCAAAACGACACATTCGAATTCGTCAAGCTCAAAATCGAGCTCAAGTTCGAATTCATCTAGTAAATAA
- the cdaA gene encoding diadenylate cyclase CdaA yields MNFQQLTNLQYWSNVFSNPWNILINIIDIALVTWILYHFTKAIAGTKIMILVRGVLFFILAQFLANIIGLTTISWLINQVITYGVIAAVVIFSPEIRTGLEKLGRATEIFSATPVSSEEKLIQAFVKAVAYMSPRKIGALVAIQGARTLQEYIATGIPLDADISGELLINIFIPNTPLHDGAVIIKDNKIAASCAYLPLTESTGISKEFGTRHRAAIGLSEVSDAFTFVVSEETGGISTTHNGVFKHDLSLSEFESQLREVLLSDKHEKLSLKNRILGGWKNERK; encoded by the coding sequence ATGAACTTTCAACAATTAACCAATCTCCAATACTGGTCTAATGTATTCAGTAATCCTTGGAATATTTTAATCAACATTATTGATATTGCTTTAGTTACCTGGATTTTATATCATTTTACTAAAGCAATTGCTGGGACCAAAATTATGATTCTGGTTCGGGGAGTGCTCTTCTTTATCTTGGCACAGTTTTTAGCGAATATCATTGGTTTAACGACCATTTCATGGTTGATCAATCAGGTTATTACCTACGGGGTCATTGCGGCAGTGGTGATTTTCTCGCCTGAGATTCGGACTGGTCTTGAAAAGCTGGGTAGAGCAACTGAGATTTTTTCAGCCACGCCAGTCAGCAGTGAGGAGAAATTGATTCAAGCCTTTGTTAAGGCAGTAGCTTACATGAGTCCGCGTAAGATCGGTGCCTTGGTGGCTATTCAGGGCGCTCGAACGTTGCAGGAATATATTGCGACTGGAATTCCTCTGGATGCGGATATCTCTGGGGAACTGTTGATCAATATTTTCATTCCTAATACGCCTCTGCATGATGGGGCAGTTATTATCAAAGATAATAAGATCGCTGCCTCTTGTGCCTATTTGCCGCTTACAGAAAGCACAGGTATTTCCAAGGAATTTGGGACTCGTCACCGGGCTGCGATTGGCCTTTCAGAAGTTTCAGATGCCTTTACTTTTGTTGTGTCTGAGGAGACAGGTGGTATTTCTACGACACATAATGGAGTCTTCAAGCATGACTTGAGTTTGAGCGAGTTCGAATCACAACTGCGGGAAGTTCTCTTATCAGACAAGCATGAGAAATTGAGCCTAAAGAATCGTATCCTAGGAGGATGGAAGAATGAAAGAAAGTAA